AAGCGAGGGACATCCCGATAAGCTCTGCGATCAAATTTCGGATGCAGTTTTAGATGCATGTTTAAAAGATGATCCTGAAAGCCATGTAGCCTGTGAAACATTTGCATCTACCGCCTTGGTCCTTGTAGGTGGAGAGATAACCACAAACACCTATGTAGATATTCAAGAGATTGCGCGTACTATAGCTCAAGAAATCGGCTATACAAATACCGATTTCGGTTTGGACTGCCATTCTATGGCAGTTATGAATATGATTCACTCACAATCCCCCGACATTTCGCAAGGGGTAGACGGTACGGGGCTTGATGAATATAAGGGCCAGCAGGGGGCCGGGGATCAGGGTATGATGTTCGGTTTTGCCTGCAAGGAAACTCCTGAACTGATGCCTGCTCCCATTATGTTTTCGCACTCGGTTTTACGCTATGCTGCAAAGCTCAGAAAGGAAAAGGTTATTCCTTGGCTCAGGCCCGATTCAAAAACCCAGATTACCGTAAAATATGAGGGCTTTAAGCCTATCAAGATAGACACGGTTGTTCTTTCTCATCAGCACTATCCCGATGTTCAATATGATGAGTTAAAGGATTCCCTGATAAACAAGGTTATTAAGCCTGTTTTAGAGCCCACCGGACTTTTGGCAGATGATACCAAGTATTTTATCAATCCTACAGGACGCTTTGTTATAGGAGGCCCATTTGGTGATACAGGTCTTACAGGAAGAAAAATAATCGTAGATACCTACGGCGGAATGGGGAGACATGGAGGAGGCGCTTTTTCGGGTAAGGATCCGTCAAAAGTTGACCGCTCTGCTGCCTACATGGCCCGATACATTGCAAAAAACGTAGTAGCTGCAGACCTTGCACGCCGCTGCGAAGTTCAGCTGGCCTATGCAATCGGCGTTCCATTCCCTGTTGCCGTAAGAGTTGACACCTTCGGTACGGGTGAAGTTCCTGAAGAAAAAATAGAAAAGGCAATAAAAGAGGTTTTTGATATGTCTCCTGCAGGTATTATAAAGACTCTGGATTTAAAGCGTCCCATCTATAAAGAAACGGCAGCCTACGGACATTTCGGCCGCCCCGAATTCTCATGGGAAAAAACCGACAAGACGGAAGCTCTAAAGAAGGCGATTAAATAAGCTTATTTGATTTTTGCTTTTACACTTAAGTTTTGAGGGAATTATTTAAATGAAAGAGATAGACGATTTTTTTAAGAGAAATAATTTTGATTATAAAATTGATATCGAATATGCAACTTCAATCCTTTTGGAAGATATGAAAAAGGGCTTGGAAAGCGAAGCTGAGTCTGTTTCTTCTATGGATATGATTCCCTTATGGAAAAACCTCCCCACCGACATCCCCAAGGAGAAAAAGGTAATAATCATCGATGCCGGAGGTACTAATTTTAGGGCCGGCATTGTCTATTTTGACAAAAAAGGAATGCCCGAAATTCTTTCTTTTTTTAAACATCCTATGCCCGCTCTTGACAGGGAAATGACTAATGAAGAATTTTTTGACAGCATTGCAGAATACTTAGAGCCTTTAAAAGATGAGTCTGATATGATTTCTTTTTGCTTTTCCTATGCAATAAAGATTTTTCCCGATGGCGGTGGACAGGCTATTAAACTTTCAAAAGAAATAAAGCTGCCTCATATCGGCGACTGTAAAATAAATGAGGGGCTTTTGCAAGCCTTATCTCGTAAGGGTTGGAAAAAAATAAAAAAAATTATAATGGTAAACGATACCGCCGCAGTTCTTCAATCCGGAATTTTTTCTGAGACCGACGATCAGAGCTTTGACTCTCACATAGGCTTTGTTCTAGGAACGGGTCTAAATTCTGCATATATCGAATACGGAAAAATTGAAAAACTCAAAAGTACCGAATTTTACGATAAACCTCAAATAATCGTATGCGAGTCGGGGAAGTGCAATAAGATTCCTCAAAGTAAATTCGATAAAATCTTATCCGAAAATTCCAATTTAAAAAACGAGTATTTTTTAGAAAGAATGTGTTCAGGACGATATCTTGGAGAGCTTTGTTCCATCGCTTTAAGGGTGGGTGCTGCCGAAGGAATTTTTTCGCCGCAGGTCAACAAGATGCTTTTAAATTCCTGTGATTTTTCAACTGAAGAAATTTCTTTGTTTTTAAAGGAACAAAATCACGATAAAAATATTTTTTCCGGTATAATCGAAGCTCATTCGGTTTCGGAAGACTATGTTAAAATCTATTCCATCTGTAAATGTTTTTTTGAGAGAGCCGGAAGGCTTTCAGCTGCCGTAATTGCTGCCGCCTGTATAAAAACCGGTAAAGGTAAATCGCAGGATAAGCCTATCTGTATAAGTGCCGACGGCTCAATGTTTTTAAAAGGTTTTTTGATTAAAGAAAGAATCTTTAAGAGTTTACACACCTGTTTAACCGAAAAAAAAGGAATTTACTTTGTTCTTAAAACAAACGATGAGGCTGTAACCTTGGGTACGGCTCTTGCAGCTTTTTTAAATTAAATAATAAATCTTAATTTTTTTTAATATATTGACATTTTATTTTCTTTTTGCTAAACTCTTCTTCGATAGATTTTCTATTTGGAAATTTTATTTTCAGCTCAATTAAATTTTAAAAGGAGAGTTTATGAAAAAACATCTCATGGTTATTGTTACAGGTGCCGTGATCGGTATTGCGGCCCTCGTATTGGTTAGGTTCGGAAATCCGGGAAACATGGGTTTTTGTATTGCATGTTTTTTGCGGGACATTGCCGGTGCCTTAAAACTGCATAATGCAGGAGTTGTTCAGTATATGAGACCTGAGGTAATCGGTCTTATAATCGGTGCCTTTGTACTGGCCTTTGTAAAAAAAGAATTTAAGCCGAGAGGCGGTTCAGCTGCATTTACCCGATTTACTCTAGGTTTCTTTGTTATGATAGGAGCCTTAGTATTCTTGGGCTGTCCTTTAAGAATGTTTTTACGCTTAGGTGCAGGAGATTTAAATGCAATTTTCGGTTTGGTAGGCTTTATTGTAGGAATTGTAATCGGTATCTTCTTCTTAAATAAAAATTTTTCTCTTAGCAGGGCTCATAATCAATCAAAGCAGGAAGGCGTAATTCCTATAATCTTTATGATCGTCTTCTTTGTCCTTTTGGTTGGCTTCCCCTCAGCTCTCGCTTTTAGCGAAAAAGGCCCCGGCTCTATGAAGGCTCCGATTTTCTTGGCCTTGGCTATCGGTCTTGTTGTAGGCGGTCTTGCTCAAAGAAGCCGAATGTGTACTGTGGGCGGAATTCGAGATGCAATCATGCTTAAAGATTTTCACCTATTGTGGGGAAGCCTTTCTATTTTGGTAACTGTTGCAGCAGGTTCGTTAATTTTAGGTAAGTTCAATTTAAGTTTTGCCGGTCAGCCCGTAGCCCACACAGACGGCTTATGGAATGCTCTCGGAATGGTTTTAGTCGGCTGGGCAAGCGTTCTCTTGGGCGGCTGTCCTTTAAGGCAGCTCATATTGACAGGTGAAGGAAACAGCGACTCAGCAATTACCGTTGTAGGTCTTATCGCAGGTGCAGCCTTTGCCCATAACTTCGGTCTGGCTTCTTCCGGTAAGGGACCGACAAGTGCAGGAATGATAGCTGTTGGTGTAGGTTTGATTCTTACAGCTTTTGTAAGTATCTATTATTCTTTGAAAAATAAATAAGTTTTTATTAGGAGAAGATTATGTCTGATATTATTGTAGATGCTAGAGGGCTTGCTTGCCCGGAGCCTGTGGTTTTAACCAAAAAAGCTCTTGCTGTAAATTCCACCTTCGTTGTGTTGGTAGATAATGAAACATCAAAAGAAAATATAAAACGCTTTTGCGATAATGCAAAGGCTAAAACAAAGATTGAACCGAGTGATGACGGCTGGAAAATTGCCGTATCAAAATAATGAAAGAGTATTTAATCACCTTTCATACACATTATGATTCTCTTGTCTGCATGAGGGCCGTGAATAAAACGGATAATGCTAAGACAGGAGAGTTGACTGCAAAACTTGTTCCGGTGCCGCGCTCTGTAAGTTCAAGCTGCGGTACTGCATTAAAATTAATTTTTGAAGAAGGCCTTGCTTTTGATAAAGATTATTTTAGTCAATTTGATTACGATGCTTTTTATTATTTAAGTGAAGATAGTAAGTATGTTGAAGTGTGATAGTGCGATTAAAGGCGGCAGCGTTTCCATAAACACTGCCGCCGCTTTTTTATTAAGAGATTATTTTGTTTTTAATGCATCCAGTTCTTGTTTTAATTCTGCAAGAGCCTTTTCTATTTCTTCATAGGTTTCTAAGGTTTCCAGATGAGCTTTCCCTTCTTTAATTATTTTTTCCAACTTTTTTTGTTCTCCCTTTTTGTAATTATCGGGATTTTTGTAGTTTACAAGTTCTTTAATTGAAGCGTCAAGCACCAAAGCCTGTAAAACCGCATTTTTTACCGCAAGGGAAGCTGCTGTAGCTCCTCCTACTGCATCGACTCCC
The DNA window shown above is from Treponema denticola and carries:
- the metK gene encoding methionine adenosyltransferase; its protein translation is MKNDISYFTSESVSEGHPDKLCDQISDAVLDACLKDDPESHVACETFASTALVLVGGEITTNTYVDIQEIARTIAQEIGYTNTDFGLDCHSMAVMNMIHSQSPDISQGVDGTGLDEYKGQQGAGDQGMMFGFACKETPELMPAPIMFSHSVLRYAAKLRKEKVIPWLRPDSKTQITVKYEGFKPIKIDTVVLSHQHYPDVQYDELKDSLINKVIKPVLEPTGLLADDTKYFINPTGRFVIGGPFGDTGLTGRKIIVDTYGGMGRHGGGAFSGKDPSKVDRSAAYMARYIAKNVVAADLARRCEVQLAYAIGVPFPVAVRVDTFGTGEVPEEKIEKAIKEVFDMSPAGIIKTLDLKRPIYKETAAYGHFGRPEFSWEKTDKTEALKKAIK
- a CDS encoding hexokinase family protein, translated to MKEIDDFFKRNNFDYKIDIEYATSILLEDMKKGLESEAESVSSMDMIPLWKNLPTDIPKEKKVIIIDAGGTNFRAGIVYFDKKGMPEILSFFKHPMPALDREMTNEEFFDSIAEYLEPLKDESDMISFCFSYAIKIFPDGGGQAIKLSKEIKLPHIGDCKINEGLLQALSRKGWKKIKKIIMVNDTAAVLQSGIFSETDDQSFDSHIGFVLGTGLNSAYIEYGKIEKLKSTEFYDKPQIIVCESGKCNKIPQSKFDKILSENSNLKNEYFLERMCSGRYLGELCSIALRVGAAEGIFSPQVNKMLLNSCDFSTEEISLFLKEQNHDKNIFSGIIEAHSVSEDYVKIYSICKCFFERAGRLSAAVIAAACIKTGKGKSQDKPICISADGSMFLKGFLIKERIFKSLHTCLTEKKGIYFVLKTNDEAVTLGTALAAFLN
- the yedE gene encoding YedE family putative selenium transporter, translating into MKKHLMVIVTGAVIGIAALVLVRFGNPGNMGFCIACFLRDIAGALKLHNAGVVQYMRPEVIGLIIGAFVLAFVKKEFKPRGGSAAFTRFTLGFFVMIGALVFLGCPLRMFLRLGAGDLNAIFGLVGFIVGIVIGIFFLNKNFSLSRAHNQSKQEGVIPIIFMIVFFVLLVGFPSALAFSEKGPGSMKAPIFLALAIGLVVGGLAQRSRMCTVGGIRDAIMLKDFHLLWGSLSILVTVAAGSLILGKFNLSFAGQPVAHTDGLWNALGMVLVGWASVLLGGCPLRQLILTGEGNSDSAITVVGLIAGAAFAHNFGLASSGKGPTSAGMIAVGVGLILTAFVSIYYSLKNK
- a CDS encoding sulfurtransferase TusA family protein produces the protein MSDIIVDARGLACPEPVVLTKKALAVNSTFVVLVDNETSKENIKRFCDNAKAKTKIEPSDDGWKIAVSK
- a CDS encoding DUF3343 domain-containing protein, whose protein sequence is MKEYLITFHTHYDSLVCMRAVNKTDNAKTGELTAKLVPVPRSVSSSCGTALKLIFEEGLAFDKDYFSQFDYDAFYYLSEDSKYVEV